Proteins encoded within one genomic window of Gambusia affinis linkage group LG23, SWU_Gaff_1.0, whole genome shotgun sequence:
- the LOC122826346 gene encoding leucine-rich repeat neuronal protein 3: MKDMPFVDCLFIVLALASLAVATEVGPDCPKLCVCEIRPWFSPTSVYMEVQTVDCNDVGLFSLPERLPMGTQVLLLQTNNVAKIVKPLDYLANITEIDLSQNNLSSISDIHLGNLSQMASLHLEENWIEELPERCLSDLVNLQELYLNHNLISSISTMAFLGLSNLVRLHLNSNKLKVIKREWFEPMPNLEILMIGENPVLSIYDLNFKPLGNLRSLVLTRMNLSQLPDNALTGLDTLESISFYDNIFPEVPHSALKNVKNLKFLDLNKNPISRIQRGDFVDMLHLKELGINSMPELISIDSFALNNLPELTKIEATNNPKLSYIHPNAFYKLPRLETLMLNGNALSALHRITVESLPNLREVSMHSNPIRCDCVVRWMNMNKTNIRFMEPDSLYCVEPPEYEGQHVRQVHFREMMEICLPLISPESMPGHIKARKGNSVSLHCRAFAEPEPDIYWITPSGTRILPNSMSNKFYMHPEGTFDIYDISENEAGVYTCVAHNLVGADLKSVSVEVNGYFPQLATGSLNVVIKSVGTNFILVSWKGHPGTLAPSIKWYTLSDLNHPTTAFSTRVPSDIQLYNLSHLHPATQYKVCVDIRSIHYDHDTKCINVTTKGLELAAKDTAKWDAALITVFGVLLAVVSLACLFFYASLRNRYFYGNIRRYDSKALLTPVEATGLHSSFFTKLWDSGKGVPSGVEVKATVINVSDNAF; the protein is encoded by the coding sequence ATGAAGGACATGCCATTTGTTGATTGCCTCTTCATTGTGTTGGCTTTGGCCTCTCTTGCTGTAGCCACTGAGGTGGGGCCCGACTGCCCgaagctttgtgtgtgtgaaattaGACCCTGGTTTTCTCCTACTTCAGTGTACATGGAGGTGCAGACAGTGGACTGTAATGACGTGGGACTCTTTAGTCTGCCAGAAAGATTACCAATGGGCACACAAGTTCTATTACTGCAAACAAACAACGTCGCCAAGATTGTTAAACCTTTGGATTACTTGGCCAATATCACAGAGATAGACCTATCACAAAACAACTTATCTTCTATCAGTGACATACATTTGGGAAATCTTTCTCAGATGGCATCCCTTCATCTGGAGGAGAACTGGATAGAGGAGTTACCTGAGCGATGCCTGTCCGACTTGGTTAACCTGCAGGAGCTCTACCTGAATCACAATCTCATCTCTTCTATTTCCACAATGGCTTTTCTGGGTCTAAGTAACCTGGTGCGGCTTCATCTCAACTCTAACAAGCTGAAGGTTATCAAGAGAGAATGGTTCGAACCCATGCCGAATCTGGAGATCTTAATGATTGGCGAGAACCCAGTTCTCTCCATTTACGATCTGAACTTCAAACCTCTTGGAAACCTCCGCAGTCTTGTTCTTACCAGAATGAACTTATCTCAGCTACCCGACAATGCACTCACAGGTCTTGATACCTTGGAAAGCATTTCATTCTATGATAACATTTTCCCAGAAGTCCCCCATTCAGCcctgaaaaatgttaaaaatctaaaatttttggatctaaataaaaacccaataTCCCGGATACAAAGAGGAGATTTTGTTGATATGCTGCATCTGAAAGAACTAGGGATTAATAGCATGCCAGAGCTAATTTCCATAGACAGCTTTGCTCTTAATAACCTCCCTGAGTTAACCAAAATAGAAGCCACCAACAACCCTAAACTCTCCTACATCCACCCCAATGCTTTCTATAAGCTACCACGACTGGAGACCCTCATGCTAAATGGCAATGCTCTCAGCGCCCTCCACAGGATAACTGTCGAGTCTCTCCCGAATCTCAGAGAAGTCAGCATGCACAGCAACCCTATCCGCTGTGACTGTGTAGTTCGCTGGATGAACATGAACAAAACCAACATTCGCTTCATGGAGCCTGATTCATTGTACTGCGTAGAACCTCCAGAGTATGAGGGCCAACATGTTCGACAGGTGCACTTCAGGGAGATGATGGAAATCTGCCTGCCCCTAATATCCCCAGAAAGTATGCCGGGACACATAAAGGCACGCAAAGGGAACTCTGTGTCACTCCACTGTCGGGCGTTTGCTGAACCAGAGCCAGATATTTACTGGATTACCCCGTCTGGTACCAGGATCCTGCCGAATTCCATGTCTAACAAATTCTACATGCATCCAGAAGGAACATTCGACATCTACGATATATCTGAAAATGAAGCAGGTGTTTACACATGTGTCGCGCACAATCTGGTTGGAGCTGACCTCAAATCTGTTTCAGTAGAGGTGAATGGATATTTTCCTCAACTTGCAACTGGATCCCTAAATGTTGTGATTAAATCAGTGGGGACAAATTTCATCCTTGTTTCCTGGAAAGGTCATCCTGGCACTTTGGCCCCCAGTATTAAATGGTACACACTGTCTGATCTGAATCATCCCACAACAGCGTTTAGCACCAGGGTTCCTTCGGACATCCAGCTTTACAACCTCTCTCATCTCCACCCTGCCACCCAGTACAAAGTTTGTGTGGATATCCGCAGCATCCACTACGACCATGACACCAAATGCATCAATGTCACCACTAAGGGATTAGAGCTGGCAGCCAAGGACACAGCAAAATGGGATGCAGCACTAATCACTGTCTTTGGAGTGCTCTTGGCAGTGGTTTCATTGgcatgtctgtttttttatgcGTCTCTGAGGAACCGCTACTTTTATGGCAATATAAGGAGATATGACTCCAAGGCATTGCTTACACCAGTGGAAGCTACTGGTTTGCACTCTTCTTTCTTTACAAAGCTTTGGGATTCGGGTAAGGGTGTGCCGAGCGGAGTGGAAGTTAAAGCCACAGTCATAAATGTATCTGATAATGCCTTTTAA